AGAAATGCCGCGCTAAGGGAATCAACGTGCCTATTATCCCTGGTATCATGCCGATTCAAACCTATGCTGCGTTTATCAGACGAGCAAACTGGACAAAGATTCATATTCCCGAAGATTGGCTTGAGACTCTGGAGCCCgtgaagaatgatgatgcagcTGTCAAGGAGATTGGAAAGGTCTTGATCGCAGACATGTGCAGGAGGCTTCTGGCAGCTGGCATTAACCATTTGCACTTGTAAGTtggatttctctcttccaccaAAACCGACAGCTCATAACTGTTACTAGTTATACGATGAACCTTGCCCAGGCCACACAGCTAGTCCTCGATGAGCTGAAACTTTTGCCCTCCGAAGAGACACCAATCCAGCGACCCTTGCCCTGGCGGCCATCGCTTGGTCTTAACCGTAGGGCAGAGGATGTTCGCCCAATCTTCTGGCGGAACAGAAACTCTTCTTACATCGCTCGTACGCAGACATGGGACGAATTCCCGAACGGCCGCTGGACCGACTCCCGATCTCCCGCTTTCGGTGAACTTGATTCTTACGGCATAGGACTCAAGGGCACAAACGAACAAAACATTCAACTGTGGGGTGAGCCAAAGTCCATTAAGGACCTGTCGCGTCTTTTTGTGAGATACCTGGAGGGTAAGCTGAGTCGGTTGCCCTGGAGCGACACACCTATCAGCTCTGAAGCGAAAGCTATCAAGCCCAACCTTATCGAACTCAATAACCGGGGTATACTCACTATCAACTCACAACCGGCTGTCAATGGAGCTAAGTCGTCCCACCCTGTGTATGGGTGGGGTCCGAAGAATGGCTTCGTCTACCAGAAGGCATACCTCGAACTCTTGATCCCCCCGTACTTGCTTGACGAACTGATTGCACGCATTGAGGGTAACGAGGATCTCACCTACCACGCGGTTTCAAAGAATGGTGAATTGCGGACCAACACCCACGATAGCCCCAACGCCTTGACTTGGGGTATCTTCGCGGGTAGAGAGGTTGTCCAACCTACCATTGTTGAAACAATCAGTTTCTTAGCCTGGAAGGACGAGGCATACCGTCTAGGTGAAGACTGGGCTAAGTGTCATGCTGCTACAAGCCCCAGCAGGAAGTTGATCCAAGGTTTGGTGGACAGCTGGTACCTTGTTAACATCGGTGAGTTAATCCTAAAGTTATTACATCTTCATTTCACTTGCTGATTCTTTCTATCCAGTCAACAACGACTTCCACAACACATACGATCTCTTTGAACTGTTCAAGGACTTGAACGTAAGAGATTTCGACGTCGAAGTCGCCGCAGACAATGCCGACTTGAAATCTCAGGAGAACGAAACGGCCGAGACCACCGCAAACTAATCTACCTATATCACGAACAACCCCACCAGGCTATGCCTGCTCTTTAACTTCTCTGGCATCTCTTCAACGATTTACTATGACTTCTTAATTCAACATCTATATCTCAACGATACCTGCCTGGGGTCGAACCACCCCACGGCGCGGAATGGCTTATGGCGACACGAATTGAAGACCTCTCAacgatttcttctttgagcGTTATTTAATTTCAACATGACTTTTAACTTCAACCTTATACCCCCACCCgattattttcatttctcatcGCGCGCGAGAAGAATCTTAAATTCAACATCATAATCAAATCTCCCTAGGAGCCCGAAGCTCAGGGGTCGTCAACCATGACCCCGCCTCCTCTTTCACTTTCGTCTatacatcctcatctccacttTCTATCTCgcttttgtctttttctctttctcttttatttaAAACAGAGCAGGGCTACATACAACAGGGTGATGCGATACCTTACGATAATTCAACACTATGGATGACAACGGAGTTGGGTTCAtgagaaacgaagaaaagtTATCCTTTTCAACACGGGATACGGAGTTTCTTCATGAAGCATTTGATATATTTCACGGAATTTTATTTACTCAAGTCTTGAATAGAAATATAGACtcaaaaaccaaaacaaaatcaatgtgatgatgatagtTACTTACCTTCGGGCCTTTACACTCTTCCTACTATTAGATGATATGAGGGCCTTGACTAATTATATAGCACGTTTTATGCCCCAAAAGAATACCTTGTATTGCACAACCGTTCATAACGATAACTGACGTCGCTGGGAAAGACGTTCAAACgtaagaataataatacatGAAATGAGGACCCGCCACTCAAGTATACAAAAAGTACAAGAACAATGTAAGGCTCCAAAGGTATCAGTTTGTCATACCCTGTAGAACTCTTCCTAGCGCACTCAGAAACCACCCTAGAGGTCTTACAAACCATACGATCCAGCTTCCGATAAGAATGACATATTCAACTGCTCGCCCCAGAAGCATCATGATAGAACCAAGAACACCAAGGTAAATCACCACTTGACAAAGATCAGTCAGAAAACGAGCAAGATCTTTCTCACTTGGTCTAGGCCAAACTCCTGTTGTGGTGTAAATGGAGCAAGCATGCAACAGGTTCCTGAAAACATGCAGGCAGTGTTCAACCATGTTCAGAATACAGTTCAAAGCAATTTTGAACAAGACGGTCCTTGAATGCCGATTGTCTATTATCTGTGTGAAGAGGCTGTGTGCCTGCGCAGCcgagaggatgaagatgtccatGATCAGACTTATAGTAATTGAATTCAACAAACCCCGGTAGTCTGCTTGTACCGCACTTGTCTGTAGATCAGCACGCAAATCAGCGACCTTAGAGCGAAGATGCTCTTCGTGTGTGTACTTGCCGCCTGATTTGTCGTCTTCCTTGTGATCTGTCTTACGCTCATCTTTAGGATCGTCGACCTGTAGGCCATCCAATTCGGCTACCTCAACAATTCTTGCGGTCTGCGCTGGCGCTTTTGGATACCGCTGATCCCTCGTGAGCGAACCGGCAGGAGAGATATCGTGGCCCGAGGAGGGTATGGACTGAGACGACTCCGACATGCTCCTTGCAGGGGTTTGGTAATCATTTTTCGGCGGAGTAGCAGGCGCTTTTGGTGGGGTGGTATTATGTACGCGTTGACCGAGATTTTCTGTCCGTGACTTTACCATGACGGGCATACGGATGTACCCACGTATGGCCTGGCGCCTTTCCGCGCTCATATGCCCCAGTTCTGCTCGACCTTGTTGTGTCACCGGAGCATTTTTCATGGGAGTGTCTCTTGAAAATGAAGGCGCTGGCCAAGTTGCGTTGGATCTCTCCCACGAATTTTGGGTCGCTCGTCGTAATCCCGACGGTGAAGAGTGCATTTGAGGCTTCGTCCTTACATCTTTGATGGTTTCGCCTGCTATCCGAGGCGGTATGCCTGAACGTTTCGGCGTAGCGCCTCTCGCTTCCCCAGTGGTCACCATAGTGCGTGTGATAGTGGGTGTGATAATGAACACATCGTCCCCATGGCTCTTTCTCTGGTCCTGAGTTCTTGCTGCATGGGCAGCATGGTTTGTGTTCTCTTTCCCCGAGACATGCGCAGGCGTCTCTGCCTTGTCCTGTCGTTGACATATAGTCTCGTGACACATCGTCTTCGGTGACTGCTTGGAGCATTGGGCATGCTTCGAACTCTGAAAAGCTGGCTTCCGTTCTTCTTGAGCGACAGTCTTTTCCTCTGACACTGCTGTCGTTGTGTGGGTTGGCGTAATTATATTTTTCCAATCCCTTGGTTTGGCCATTGGTGTCGACACATCCACCACTCTGGGGCGCTCgttggttgaagagaaaagcaaaatcTCGTCGGGATTCTTGTCGTATGGACCCTTGATTTCCCTGCACCCTAA
The sequence above is a segment of the Aspergillus oryzae RIB40 DNA, chromosome 3 genome. Coding sequences within it:
- a CDS encoding methylenetetrahydrofolate reductase (NAD(P)H) MET13 (5,10-methylenetetrahydrofolate reductase); its protein translation is MHIKEKLAQNEAAERVGISFEFFPPKTAQGVQNLYDRMDRMHALGPSFIDITWGAGGRLSDLTCEMVNVAQSVYGLETCMHLTCTDMPTEKVDAALQAAYKSGCTNILALRGDPPREKEKWEAAEGGLRYAKDLVKYIRDKYGNHFDIGVGGYPEGADDNPDVDLLIDHLKEKVDAGASFVITQMFYDTDLFISWVKKCRAKGINVPIIPGIMPIQTYAAFIRRANWTKIHIPEDWLETLEPVKNDDAAVKEIGKVLIADMCRRLLAAGINHLHFYTMNLAQATQLVLDELKLLPSEETPIQRPLPWRPSLGLNRRAEDVRPIFWRNRNSSYIARTQTWDEFPNGRWTDSRSPAFGELDSYGIGLKGTNEQNIQLWGEPKSIKDLSRLFVRYLEGKLSRLPWSDTPISSEAKAIKPNLIELNNRGILTINSQPAVNGAKSSHPVYGWGPKNGFVYQKAYLELLIPPYLLDELIARIEGNEDLTYHAVSKNGELRTNTHDSPNALTWGIFAGREVVQPTIVETISFLAWKDEAYRLGEDWAKCHAATSPSRKLIQGLVDSWYLVNIVNNDFHNTYDLFELFKDLNVRDFDVEVAADNADLKSQENETAETTAN
- a CDS encoding putative NTP binding protein (predicted protein), translated to MEGHIPLPKGHLLNLQPRARNGRRTKFSDQGAENEQNGAHPTGTDQKSAGSKIGTPETPQTLLRRGKATKLPMPRAFADNGTEQKREASVTPQKKEQNIKVQGQMKRSPGASDRESPNSTDKEREQYWRKVRGKFDRESPTASRNKDKQKDYCQEAYRKIISLASSPKHEIAKHKQKTASPATRGQRVSEQGAKPRTKIAGPTIGCQGSPVSHTKGHSGNQDGSQASKDKLTGRETHDTPPQRSPVKTDNTTDSSIHSHPSISPVSGPSSSMTEWEDRFVVNMPSAKDPNPPTMSVEQIVEFQKSIENVHKDGETMLDPDALPSPRTTSPEDNPNLPDHERKQLSTLDGQDSRSSRSAETGEQPATCPSGHNRYYSPDEVGKQRFSTIWEESTSRIKQKVSDANPDGSFLGCREIKGPYDKNPDEILLFSSTNERPRVVDVSTPMAKPRDWKNIITPTHTTTAVSEEKTVAQEERKPAFQSSKHAQCSKQSPKTMCHETICQRQDKAETPAHVSGKENTNHAAHAARTQDQRKSHGDDVFIITPTITRTMVTTGEARGATPKRSGIPPRIAGETIKDVRTKPQMHSSPSGLRRATQNSWERSNATWPAPSFSRDTPMKNAPVTQQGRAELGHMSAERRQAIRGYIRMPVMVKSRTENLGQRVHNTTPPKAPATPPKNDYQTPARSMSESSQSIPSSGHDISPAGSLTRDQRYPKAPAQTARIVEVAELDGLQVDDPKDERKTDHKEDDKSGGKYTHEEHLRSKVADLRADLQTSAVQADYRGLLNSITISLIMDIFILSAAQAHSLFTQIIDNRHSRTVLFKIALNCILNMVEHCLHVFRNLLHACSIYTTTGVWPRPSEKDLARFLTDLCQVVIYLGVLGSIMMLLGRAVEYVILIGSWIVWFVRPLGWFLSALGRVLQGMTN